The following DNA comes from Cetobacterium somerae ATCC BAA-474.
TGAACAAGTTAGAAAAGGAAATGAGAAGGTTTTATCTGCGAGACTTGCTGATGCAAGATTCTTCTACCACGAAGATTTAAAGAAGCCTCTAGTAGAAAATGTGGAGAAATTAAAACAAGTTGTATTCCAAAAAGATTTAGGAACTATATATAACAAAATTGAAAGATCTCAAAAAATAGCAGATTATTTAATAGAAGCTACAGGAATGGAAACTAGAAAAGAAACTATTGATAGAACAATTTTACTAGCAAAAGCTGATTTAGTTTCTAACATGATTGGAGAAAAAGAGTTTACAAAACTTCAAGGATTTATGGGAGCAGACTATGCACTAAAATCAGGAGAGTCTGAGTTAGTAGCAAAGGGAATTGAAGAACACTATTACCCAAGATATCAAGGAGATCTTTTACCAAAAGGTGTAGAAGGAATTATAGCAGGAATATCTGATAGAATAGACACTCTTTGTGGATGTTTTGGTGTTGGAATAATTCCAAGTGGTTCTAAGGATCCATTTGCTTTAAGAAGAGCAGCTTTAGGTATTGTAAATATTGTTTTAGATTCAAATTTAAATATTTCTTTAAAGGCTTTAGTGGAAAGAGCTTTAGACACACTTGCTGCTGCAGGAGTATTAAAAAGAGATAAAGCTGAAGTTTTAAATGAAGTAATGGAGTTCTTTAAGCAAAGAGCATTAAATGTATTTACAGAAATGGGATATTCAAAGGATATTGTATCTGCAGTTGTAGATAAGAGTTTTGATAACTTAGTTGATACTTTATTAAGAATAAAAGCAGTTGATGAATTTACAAAAATGGATAGCTTTAATAACTTAGTTTCATTAATGAAAAGAGTTGGAAATATCTCTAAAGGATTTGAGGGAGTTATGGTAGATCCTAATCTTTTAAAAGAAGAGATAGAGAAAGAACTATTTGATAAATCTCAAGAAGTTGCAAGAGATGCAAAAGAGATGTTAGTTGCTAAAAATTATATAGGATACTTAAATGTACTTTTATCAACTGAAGATATTATCAATAGATACTTTGAATCTATAATGGTAATGGACAAAGATGAGGTTATAAAAAATAATAGATTATCACAGCTTAATTATATAGCTACAATCTTTAATAAAATGGTTAATTTAACATTAATTGAAGAGAAAAAATAAAAAAATATTGACTAAATAATACAAATAATATATAATTTAGTTACAAAAAAAACAAAATCATCAAGAGAGACTGAGGGACTGGCCCTATGACGTTTCAGCAACCTACCTTAGAGGTGTGGTGCTAATTCCAGAAAGATGACTTATAAGAGCATAAAGCCTTTTATCTTTCTGGAGAGATAAAAGGCTTTTTTTATCTCTTTTGATTAATATTTAGGAGGAAACAATGAAAAATTTAACTTACTTTACTTCGGAGTGTGTATCACCAGGACATCCAGATAAAATAGCAGATCAAATATCAGATGCAGTATTAGACGCATGTATTAAAAATGATCCAGCAGCAAGAGTAGCTTGTGAGGTTTTCTGTACAACAGGACAAGTTGTTGTAGGAGGAGAGATAACAACAACAACTTATATTGATATACAAGATATAGTTAGAAATAAAATAGATGAAATTGGATATAAACAAGGAATGGGATTTGATTCAGATTGCGGAGTTTTAAATGCAATTCATTCTCAATCTCCTGATATAGCTATGGGTGTAGATGTAGGAGGAGCAGGAGATCAAGGAATAATGTTTGGTGGAGCTGTAAAAGAAACACCGGAGTTAATGCCATTAGCATTAGTTTTAGCAAGAGAAATAATTGTAAAATTGACTAGATTAACAAGATCAAAAGAGTTAGTTTGGGCAAGACCAGATGCAAAGTCTCAAGTTACATTAGCTTATGATGAGAATGGAAAAGTTGTAGGAGTAGATACTGTTGTAGTTTCAGTTCAACATAATCCAGATGTAACTCAAGAGCAAATTCATAAAGATGTAAAAGAGCTAGTAATAAAGCCAGTTTTAGAAGCATATAACTTAAATGCAGAAGAAGTAAAAAATTATCATATAAATCCAACTGGAAGATTCGTAATTGGAGGACCACATGGAGATACAGGATTAACTGGAAGAAAAATAATTGTTGATACTTATGGTGGGTTTTTCAGACATGGAGGAGGAGCTTTCTCTGGAAAGGATCCTTCAAAGGTTGATAGATCAGCTGCATATGCAGCTAGATGGGTAGCAAAAAATATTGTTGCAGCAGACTTAGCTGATAAATGTGAAGTTCAATTATCATATGCTATTGGAGTAGTTGAGCCAACATCTGTAAAAGTGGAAACGTTTGAAACAGGAAAAGTAGATGAAATTAAATTAGCTGAAGCTGTTCAAAATATATTTGATTTAACACCAAGAGGAATTGAAAGAGATTTAGAGTTAAGAAGTGGAAACTTTAATTATCAAGATTTAGCAGCTTTTGGACACATTGGAAGAACAGATTTAGATTTACCTTGGGAAAGAGTAAATAAAGCTGAAGAGTTAAAAAAATATTTAAACAGATAATACTATACGAAAAAAGGGAAGAATGTACTTCCCTTTTTTTTATTTTAGTGTTAAGCTATAAAAAAAGAAAAGGAGAGGTGAATTATGAAATATTTATTTGTAAATTATCCTAAATGTTCAACGTGTGCAAAGGCAAAAAAATGGCTAGAAGAAAATGGAGTGGATTTTGAGTCAAGACATATTGTTGAAAATAAACCAACAAAAGAGGAGTTAAAAAAATGGATTACTTTAAGTGGTCAGCCAATAAAAAAGTTTTTTAATACAAGTGGCATTCTATATAGAGAGATGAACT
Coding sequences within:
- the metK gene encoding methionine adenosyltransferase, with the protein product MKNLTYFTSECVSPGHPDKIADQISDAVLDACIKNDPAARVACEVFCTTGQVVVGGEITTTTYIDIQDIVRNKIDEIGYKQGMGFDSDCGVLNAIHSQSPDIAMGVDVGGAGDQGIMFGGAVKETPELMPLALVLAREIIVKLTRLTRSKELVWARPDAKSQVTLAYDENGKVVGVDTVVVSVQHNPDVTQEQIHKDVKELVIKPVLEAYNLNAEEVKNYHINPTGRFVIGGPHGDTGLTGRKIIVDTYGGFFRHGGGAFSGKDPSKVDRSAAYAARWVAKNIVAADLADKCEVQLSYAIGVVEPTSVKVETFETGKVDEIKLAEAVQNIFDLTPRGIERDLELRSGNFNYQDLAAFGHIGRTDLDLPWERVNKAEELKKYLNR
- a CDS encoding arsenate reductase family protein, with the translated sequence MKYLFVNYPKCSTCAKAKKWLEENGVDFESRHIVENKPTKEELKKWITLSGQPIKKFFNTSGILYREMNLKEKVAQNNEDELLDILSTNGMLVKRPLLIGKDKVLIGFKEKEWEEIKN
- the glyS gene encoding glycine--tRNA ligase subunit beta gives rise to the protein MRLLFEIGMEELPARFLVQTLKEMKENLEGKLNEKRIKFDEIKTFGTPRRLVVLVEGLAETQENLDILNMGPAKQVAFGENGEISRAGLGFAKSQGVEATDLEIIETPKGEYIAVRKFLKGECTKALLSDLLKELVLEINFPKSMKWGMKKLKFARPIQWFLALVDGEIVNFEIEGIKSGRASRGHRFFGSNFEVSTIDEYFEKIKENNVIIDVEERKNLIKKLIKEKCEDSNEQVLVDEDLLKEVANLVEYPYPIVGTFNSDFLEVPQDVLIISMQVHQRYFPILDLEGKLLPKFVVIRNGIEDSEQVRKGNEKVLSARLADARFFYHEDLKKPLVENVEKLKQVVFQKDLGTIYNKIERSQKIADYLIEATGMETRKETIDRTILLAKADLVSNMIGEKEFTKLQGFMGADYALKSGESELVAKGIEEHYYPRYQGDLLPKGVEGIIAGISDRIDTLCGCFGVGIIPSGSKDPFALRRAALGIVNIVLDSNLNISLKALVERALDTLAAAGVLKRDKAEVLNEVMEFFKQRALNVFTEMGYSKDIVSAVVDKSFDNLVDTLLRIKAVDEFTKMDSFNNLVSLMKRVGNISKGFEGVMVDPNLLKEEIEKELFDKSQEVARDAKEMLVAKNYIGYLNVLLSTEDIINRYFESIMVMDKDEVIKNNRLSQLNYIATIFNKMVNLTLIEEKK